The nucleotide window GATGACGACGTAGTGGTTGAGCAGCTCTTCCGGCTTGTAGTACTTCTTAAGCCCAGCAACGAGCTGCCTGACCTCGTCGCCAAGGTCAACCTTGACCACGTAGAGCCTGTCGGCGTTGGGGTGGTCCTTGACCTCGATTATCTTTCCGACCCTCAGGTCGAGCTTGGCAAAGTCATCAAAGCTTATGTACTCCACGCTTTCACCACCTTTCTCCTTTTTCTTCACTTTCCCCTTCTTCGAGGCCTTTCCGGCCTTTTCGGCTTTGGCCTCCAGCTCATCACCGTAGATGCTCTTAAGGATTGCCCTCGCTTCCTCCTCACTCTTGAAGCGCTCTAAAGCCACTTTCACGACATCGTCCCGCTTGTAGTATTTGTTGAGGAGCAGTCTCGCGCTCTCCGGATTGCCCCTGGCTATGTAGTTCACGATGAAGTAAATTATGTCCTCATCGCTCACCTTCTTGAACATCGGGGTGGCCTTTCTAACGCGGTGCCCGGCCGGAATCTCGGTGAACTCCCAGCGCTTGAGCTCCTCAAGGTTGAGGAGGTGCCATATCCTCTCGCCCGCATCTGGAAGGAACGGCTCAAGGAGGATCCCGAGGGCCTTGACTATCTGGAGGGAGATGTTTACCGTAGTGGCCGTCCTCACGCGGTCGGTTTTGGCGGTCTTCCACGGCTTCTGGTAGTCGAAGTAGCGGTTGCCGAAGATTGCCAGCTCCATGACCCTCTTCAACGCGTCCTTGAACTTGTACTGGGCTATCAGCTTTCCGGTCTCCTTAAAGGCCCTCTCAATCTCCTCGAAGGCCTGCCTGTCGAGCTCATCGAGCTCGCCTCTCTCCGGCACGGTTCCGTTGAAGTAGCGGTTGGCGAAGGTCATCGCCCTGTGGACGAAGTTTCCGAGGTTGTTTACCAGTTCTTCGTTTATCTTGCTCTTGAAATCTGCAAAGCTGAAGTCGCTATCGCGAGTTTCGGGCATTATCGCGGTGAGGTAGTAGCGGAGGTAATCTGCTGGAAACGCATCGAGGAACTCATGGACCCATATCGCCCAGTTCCTGCTGGTGGAGAACTTCTTGCCCTCAAGGTTGAGGTATTCATTTGCAGGGATGTCGTACGGCAGAAGCCACTCGGCCTCGACTTCCCCGTCCCTGTATTTGCCATACGCGAGGAGGAAGGCGGGCCAGAATATCGCGTGGAAGGGCACGTTGTCCTTGCCGATGAAGTGGATTACCTTAGTTTGGCCGTCGAGGTTGAGCCAAAACTTCTTCCACTCGTTTTCTCTGCTGAGCTTCTTCAGGTGCTCGATGGTGATCGAGATGTAGCCTATAGGCGCCTCAAACCAGACGTAGAGCACCTTTCCCTTAACGTCCTCATCGTCGAGGGGGACCGGAATACCCCAGTCGAGGTCGCGCGTTATGGCCCTCTCCTCAAGGCCCTCCTTTATCCAGCCGAGGACAGTGTTCCTGACGTTTGGCTTCCAGTGTTCCTGGCTTTCGACCCAGGCCTTAAGCTTCTCTTCGAAGTCCTTCATCCTTATGTAGTAATGGGCTGAGTCCTTGAAGGTTATTGGATTACCGCAGATGTTGCACCGCGGGTTAATGAGTATCTCCGGCGTAAGTGGGTGCCCGCAGACCTCACACTGGTCTCCCCTCTGGTTCTCGGCACCGCAGTAGGGGCAGGTGCCTATGACGTACCTGTCAGGCAGGAACATCTTGTCGTGCTCGCAGTAGGCCTGTTTCGTGACTTTCTTGACCAGGTGACCGTTTTCTAGTGCTTTTAAAAAGAACTCCTGGCTGATTCTATAGTGAACCGGAAGCTCGGTTCTGCCAAAGTAGTCGAAGCTTATCTTTGCCCTCTCGAAGGTCGTCTTTATGTGTTCGTGGAACTCATCGACGATTTCCCTGGCACTTCTTCCCTCTTTGAGAGCACGGAATGTTATCGGAGTCCCATGTTCATCGGTTCCACAGACGAAGAGCACTT belongs to Thermococcus camini and includes:
- the metG gene encoding methionine--tRNA ligase, coding for MVRYMVTSALPYANGPIHAGHLAGAYLPADIFVRYLRLKGDEVLFVCGTDEHGTPITFRALKEGRSAREIVDEFHEHIKTTFERAKISFDYFGRTELPVHYRISQEFFLKALENGHLVKKVTKQAYCEHDKMFLPDRYVIGTCPYCGAENQRGDQCEVCGHPLTPEILINPRCNICGNPITFKDSAHYYIRMKDFEEKLKAWVESQEHWKPNVRNTVLGWIKEGLEERAITRDLDWGIPVPLDDEDVKGKVLYVWFEAPIGYISITIEHLKKLSRENEWKKFWLNLDGQTKVIHFIGKDNVPFHAIFWPAFLLAYGKYRDGEVEAEWLLPYDIPANEYLNLEGKKFSTSRNWAIWVHEFLDAFPADYLRYYLTAIMPETRDSDFSFADFKSKINEELVNNLGNFVHRAMTFANRYFNGTVPERGELDELDRQAFEEIERAFKETGKLIAQYKFKDALKRVMELAIFGNRYFDYQKPWKTAKTDRVRTATTVNISLQIVKALGILLEPFLPDAGERIWHLLNLEELKRWEFTEIPAGHRVRKATPMFKKVSDEDIIYFIVNYIARGNPESARLLLNKYYKRDDVVKVALERFKSEEEARAILKSIYGDELEAKAEKAGKASKKGKVKKKEKGGESVEYISFDDFAKLDLRVGKIIEVKDHPNADRLYVVKVDLGDEVRQLVAGLKKYYKPEELLNHYVVIIANLEPKKLRGVESQGMLLAADDGENVALLMPDKEVKLGSRIM